In Helicobacter anatolicus, a single genomic region encodes these proteins:
- the exbB gene encoding TonB-system energizer ExbB — MEFLRLYLDYIIFSILGFMGFIVIWFSVERFLFFKKIDLKAFKSLDSLEESLTKHMTAIYIIYSNAPYIGLLGTVGGIIVTFYGMSLGSDIDAKKIMADLSLALEATGAGLLVAIPALMLYNILLRKIDLIINKYKAIHHEN; from the coding sequence ATGGAATTTTTGAGACTTTATCTAGACTATATTATTTTTTCTATACTTGGTTTTATGGGTTTTATTGTTATTTGGTTTAGCGTTGAGCGTTTTTTATTTTTCAAAAAAATTGATCTTAAAGCTTTTAAATCCCTAGATTCCCTTGAAGAATCCCTCACAAAACATATGACTGCAATTTATATTATTTATTCTAATGCCCCTTATATCGGATTACTTGGTACTGTTGGTGGAATTATTGTAACTTTTTATGGTATGAGTTTAGGAAGTGATATTGATGCTAAAAAAATTATGGCTGATCTCTCTTTGGCACTGGAAGCGACAGGAGCGGGGCTTTTGGTTGCTATACCTGCATTAATGCTTTATAATATTCTATTAAGAAAAATTGATCTTATTATCAATAAATACAAGGCAATACATCATGAAAATTAA
- the tgt gene encoding tRNA guanosine(34) transglycosylase Tgt, with the protein MDFKIDKIDNSARATTIQTAHSTILTPIFMPVGTQACVKGLDFIDLTTHLQTKIILANTYHLYLRPGDKIIRDLGGLHHFNKYPNSFLTDSGGFQAFSLGDTKKQDDGILFKSHIDGSRHFFTPKKVLDIQYNLNSDIMMVLDDLIGLPAPKDRILQSIKTTTRWAKQSLEYHQTIKKNTDRQNNLFAIIQGGSDKEMREQSAKELCAMEGFDGYAIGGLAVGESAEEMYASIEYVNAYTPIHKPRYLMGVGTPENLIEAIDRGVDMFDCVMPSRNARNGSLFTSFGRLNIKSSQYKTQDIALDPACTCYTCQNFSRAYLHHLYRANEITYFRLATLHNLHYYLTLMKEAREAILQEKYQNFKKTFYAKRESSF; encoded by the coding sequence ATGGATTTTAAAATTGATAAAATAGATAATTCTGCACGCGCTACCACAATACAAACTGCACATTCCACGATACTCACTCCAATTTTTATGCCCGTAGGTACGCAAGCATGTGTAAAAGGGTTAGATTTTATAGATCTCACCACACATCTCCAAACCAAAATTATTTTAGCAAATACCTATCATCTTTACCTTCGACCAGGGGATAAAATTATTAGGGATTTAGGAGGGCTGCACCATTTTAATAAATACCCAAACAGCTTCCTTACAGATAGTGGCGGATTCCAAGCCTTCAGTCTTGGGGATACAAAAAAACAAGATGATGGCATACTTTTTAAATCCCATATTGATGGTAGCAGGCATTTTTTCACACCCAAAAAAGTCTTAGATATTCAATATAACCTTAATAGCGATATTATGATGGTGCTTGATGATCTCATTGGTCTTCCTGCACCAAAAGATAGAATCCTCCAATCTATCAAAACCACAACCAGATGGGCAAAACAAAGCTTAGAATATCATCAAACTATTAAAAAAAATACAGATAGACAAAACAATCTTTTTGCAATTATTCAAGGAGGTAGCGACAAAGAAATGCGCGAACAAAGCGCTAAAGAACTTTGTGCCATGGAAGGGTTTGATGGTTATGCAATCGGGGGGCTTGCAGTAGGTGAAAGTGCTGAAGAAATGTATGCAAGTATTGAATATGTCAACGCATACACACCAATCCATAAACCACGCTATCTTATGGGTGTAGGCACACCAGAAAATTTAATTGAAGCTATTGATCGCGGGGTAGATATGTTTGATTGTGTAATGCCTAGCCGCAATGCAAGAAATGGTAGTCTATTTACAAGTTTTGGAAGATTAAATATCAAATCTTCACAATACAAAACACAAGATATTGCTTTAGATCCTGCATGCACATGCTACACATGCCAAAATTTTTCTCGTGCTTATTTACACCATCTTTATCGTGCTAATGAAATCACTTATTTTCGTTTAGCAACCTTACACAATCTCCATTATTACCTTACCTTAATGAAAGAAGCAAGAGAGGCGATTTTGCAAGAAAAATACCAAAACTTCAAAAAAACATTTTATGCCAAAAGAGAGTCTTCTTTTTAA
- a CDS encoding COG3400 family protein encodes MKKVVLILDGIVAKNFLQVVLEKYFSNNTYIIVSNDETMIPEEIPSSFSFHIFDATSSFRLLGVLDPEVSDCFILMQDLKERKVVYDIVRNAYKDMRIIVDVRHKEEARDYDHEKTLLIDESVLISGAMIAKLPNVPLIPQGFGLGVGEVMEINVPFGSAYAYRHIGSIHQKDYRIAGIYRHNEFILSNYSLTIQPTDTLLVVGDPKVLTTVYRQVKSDMGQFPAPFGKDIYLYIDMIKQDFNELMHDISQAIYLHNQLRNTRLYIYVLHPSDMDIIREIKAVDTKDVSVIFNYQGEDFCEAFKKHQKLKIGLLVINPKLFRQKKVRRVLFASGVPVFKTSYKDIAHAKTSLVVLNEDMNQGENLSSVIFDISMQMNLDITIYDFEPDKNHQDEMVREYQNLSRIYDKKVLVNKTNTKNPIVYLREHKEPVLHFLPFERCIAGGMNFINFLSTRIEKISFMSEEHPQIFIPVLEKLDEH; translated from the coding sequence GTGAAAAAAGTTGTCTTAATTTTAGATGGAATTGTAGCAAAAAATTTTTTACAAGTTGTGTTGGAAAAATATTTTAGTAATAATACTTATATTATTGTTAGCAATGATGAAACAATGATTCCAGAAGAAATCCCCAGTAGTTTTAGTTTTCATATTTTTGATGCAACTTCATCTTTTAGGCTTTTGGGTGTTTTGGATCCTGAGGTGAGCGATTGTTTTATTTTAATGCAGGATCTTAAAGAGCGTAAGGTGGTTTATGATATTGTGCGAAATGCATATAAGGATATGAGAATTATTGTAGATGTGCGACATAAAGAAGAAGCTAGGGATTATGATCATGAAAAAACTTTATTGATCGATGAATCTGTTTTGATTTCTGGTGCAATGATTGCAAAATTGCCCAATGTTCCCTTGATACCTCAGGGATTTGGACTTGGTGTGGGTGAAGTAATGGAGATTAATGTGCCATTTGGCAGTGCTTATGCTTATCGACACATCGGTTCAATTCATCAAAAAGATTATCGTATCGCAGGGATTTATCGTCATAATGAATTTATTTTGAGCAATTATTCTTTGACAATCCAACCCACAGATACTTTGCTTGTAGTTGGGGATCCAAAGGTGCTTACTACGGTATATCGTCAAGTAAAAAGTGATATGGGGCAGTTTCCAGCTCCATTTGGAAAGGATATTTATCTTTATATCGATATGATTAAACAGGATTTTAATGAATTGATGCATGATATTTCTCAAGCTATTTATTTGCACAATCAATTGCGAAATACGCGATTATATATTTATGTGTTACACCCAAGTGATATGGATATTATACGAGAGATAAAGGCAGTGGATACAAAAGATGTGAGTGTAATTTTTAATTATCAAGGGGAAGATTTTTGTGAAGCTTTTAAAAAGCACCAAAAGCTAAAAATTGGCTTATTAGTTATTAACCCTAAACTTTTTAGACAAAAGAAGGTGAGGAGAGTATTATTTGCAAGTGGAGTGCCTGTATTTAAAACAAGCTATAAAGATATTGCACATGCTAAAACCAGTCTTGTGGTGCTTAATGAAGATATGAATCAAGGAGAAAATCTTTCTTCTGTGATTTTTGATATTTCCATGCAAATGAATCTTGATATTACAATTTATGATTTTGAGCCTGATAAAAACCATCAAGATGAAATGGTAAGAGAGTATCAAAATCTCTCAAGAATTTACGATAAAAAAGTTTTGGTTAATAAGACGAATACAAAAAATCCTATTGTGTATCTTAGGGAGCATAAAGAACCAGTTTTGCATTTTTTACCTTTTGAGCGTTGTATTGCAGGGGGTATGAATTTTATTAATTTTCTTTCCACAAGGATAGAAAAAATTTCTTTTATGTCAGAAGAACATCCGCAAATTTTCATCCCTGTGTTGGAGAAACTAGATGAGCACTAA
- the aroB gene encoding 3-dehydroquinate synthase, whose translation MSTKIEISTQTERYVINFGILEKLELGEYSKVLLVTNHVVGGLHLDRVMSKITHQDLSILLLDDGEENKNFVTLQKIIDFALQKQLDRKSVMIALGGGVISDIVGFASGIYQRGIAFINIPTTLLAQVDASVGGKTGINTTYGKNLVGLFHQPSAVYIDTDFLQTLPTREFISGIAEIIKIAVCFDFEFFAFLEKCDLKNPQDLQKAVQKSVALKAKVVAKDEKERGVRAGLNYGHTFGHVIELETEYKKYLHGEAVAMGILMANVLAYKEGLLTLQEKDRIFQLLQTYGLALHYEIKNTELFYQKFFLDKKTQNQKLHFVLPDGIGNVRICNDIAKDRIMEVLGEFS comes from the coding sequence ATGAGCACTAAAATTGAAATAAGCACACAGACAGAAAGATATGTAATCAATTTTGGTATATTAGAAAAACTAGAACTTGGTGAATATAGTAAAGTTTTGTTGGTGACAAATCATGTGGTAGGGGGATTGCATCTTGATAGGGTTATGTCAAAAATTACACATCAAGATCTTAGTATATTGCTTTTAGATGATGGGGAAGAGAATAAAAATTTTGTTACTTTGCAAAAAATCATAGATTTTGCCTTACAAAAACAATTAGATCGTAAATCTGTAATGATTGCACTAGGGGGTGGGGTGATTAGTGATATTGTTGGATTTGCAAGTGGAATTTATCAAAGAGGCATTGCATTTATTAATATTCCTACAACGCTTTTAGCGCAAGTTGATGCTTCTGTAGGGGGTAAAACAGGGATAAATACTACATATGGTAAGAATCTTGTAGGGCTTTTTCATCAGCCAAGTGCAGTGTATATTGATACAGATTTTTTACAAACTTTGCCTACAAGAGAATTTATATCAGGAATTGCAGAGATTATTAAAATTGCAGTATGTTTTGATTTTGAATTTTTTGCATTTTTAGAAAAGTGTGATTTGAAAAATCCACAAGATTTGCAAAAAGCTGTACAAAAAAGTGTAGCCTTAAAAGCTAAAGTTGTTGCTAAGGATGAAAAAGAAAGAGGTGTGAGAGCAGGGTTAAATTATGGACATACTTTTGGTCATGTGATTGAGTTAGAGACAGAATATAAAAAATATTTACATGGTGAAGCAGTGGCTATGGGTATTTTGATGGCAAATGTTTTGGCATATAAAGAAGGGTTGCTTACATTGCAAGAAAAAGATCGTATTTTTCAATTATTGCAAACTTATGGTTTGGCCTTGCATTATGAAATTAAAAACACAGAGCTTTTTTATCAAAAGTTTTTTCTTGATAAAAAAACACAAAATCAAAAATTACATTTTGTATTGCCTGATGGAATTGGCAATGTGCGGATTTGTAATGATATTGCAAAAGATAGAATCATGGAAGTTTTGGGAGAGTTTTCTTGA
- a CDS encoding mechanosensitive ion channel domain-containing protein, producing the protein MKKIVFTIMVLGSFLFAQDTKQKQERLEELTRQIENFDKDIQFNNNIWIKKYANFENYNKVGAQINDLEKELKKYRNLPNSRDNGFRIQQIETQIETLQQQLALLSAFKDNPFKDLLKKPEIPEIPDITNPIAIIGGFGFVKNLENQEKNLTRRLHSLQGALEILKKKFDLLQEVYHLDSKANKNQYYQLQTKILELQSAEDILETTIDVYTKESDEISYKISLQIKGQIFKVIYIIVAILVSIGIAITFKVFTRKYIQDNERAYVASKIINFFNITVIILILLFAYLENVTYLVAVLGFASAGLAIAMKDLFMSILGWFVITIGGSVHVGDRIRVTKDGSTYVGDVLDISILRITLYEDVTLTTFLDTRRAGRIIFVPNNYIFTTMFSNYTHGGMKTVWDGVDFTITFDSNIARACEIANEVATKYSKGYAEITRKQLNKMRNRYSLRNANVEPKTFSLLENNGVKISVWYQTNAYATLGLRSTISMEIVERLLKEPDISIAYTTTKLVKDGTDGFGNKKADKYPIEVN; encoded by the coding sequence TTGAAAAAAATAGTATTTACAATAATGGTATTGGGGAGTTTTTTGTTTGCACAGGATACTAAGCAAAAGCAAGAACGATTAGAAGAACTAACAAGGCAGATTGAGAATTTTGACAAAGATATTCAGTTTAATAATAATATTTGGATTAAAAAATATGCAAATTTTGAAAACTATAATAAGGTGGGTGCACAAATCAACGATCTTGAAAAGGAATTAAAAAAATACAGAAATTTGCCAAATTCTCGTGATAATGGTTTTAGAATCCAACAGATTGAAACACAAATTGAAACTTTGCAACAACAATTAGCTTTGCTTAGTGCCTTTAAAGATAATCCCTTTAAAGATCTTTTGAAAAAGCCAGAGATTCCAGAAATACCCGATATTACAAATCCAATTGCAATTATAGGAGGGTTTGGGTTTGTAAAGAATTTAGAAAATCAAGAAAAAAATCTTACAAGGCGTTTGCATAGTTTGCAAGGAGCATTGGAGATTTTGAAGAAAAAATTTGATTTATTGCAAGAGGTATATCACTTGGATTCTAAGGCAAATAAAAATCAATATTATCAATTGCAGACAAAAATCTTAGAATTGCAATCTGCTGAAGATATTTTAGAAACAACAATTGATGTGTATACAAAAGAGAGTGATGAAATCTCTTATAAAATTTCCTTACAAATCAAAGGACAAATTTTTAAGGTAATTTATATTATTGTTGCGATTTTAGTCAGTATAGGAATAGCGATTACCTTCAAGGTTTTTACGCGTAAATATATCCAGGATAATGAGCGTGCTTATGTAGCATCAAAAATTATTAATTTTTTTAATATCACGGTAATTATCTTAATTTTACTTTTTGCATATTTAGAAAACGTTACCTATTTAGTAGCGGTGCTAGGATTTGCCTCTGCGGGTCTTGCAATCGCTATGAAAGACTTGTTTATGAGTATTTTAGGATGGTTTGTTATCACAATTGGTGGAAGTGTGCATGTAGGTGATAGAATTCGTGTAACTAAAGATGGAAGTACATATGTTGGCGATGTTTTGGATATTTCAATCCTTAGGATTACACTTTATGAAGATGTCACACTAACCACCTTTCTTGATACAAGGCGCGCAGGAAGGATTATTTTTGTTCCTAATAACTATATTTTTACGACAATGTTTTCAAATTATACGCATGGTGGGATGAAAACGGTTTGGGATGGTGTAGACTTTACTATTACTTTTGATAGCAATATTGCTAGGGCTTGTGAAATTGCAAACGAGGTGGCTACAAAATATTCCAAAGGATATGCAGAAATTACAAGAAAGCAGCTTAATAAAATGCGCAATCGTTATTCTTTGAGAAACGCAAATGTTGAACCTAAAACTTTTAGTCTTTTAGAAAATAATGGTGTAAAAATTTCTGTTTGGTATCAAACTAACGCTTATGCTACTTTAGGACTTAGAAGCACGATTTCTATGGAGATTGTGGAGAGACTTTTAAAAGAGCCTGATATTTCTATCGCTTATACAACAACAAAATTGGTAAAAGATGGTACAGATGGTTTTGGTAATAAAAAAGCGGATAAATATCCAATAGAGGTGAATTAA